In Streptomyces sp. NBC_00448, the following are encoded in one genomic region:
- a CDS encoding beta-galactosidase, translating into MRLRGVRRRLLHRFLATATVVALLCGLGLGVAGGATAAPRPDAAQSGRSASSAGTRHSVTYDGYSYLIDGKRTYLWSGEFHYFRLPSQGEWLDVLQKMKAAGFNAVSVYFDWGYHSPAPGVYDFTGVRDVDKLLDMADQLGMYVIARPGPYINAEVDGGGFPAWLHNEVTSTRTTDPTWLKYSDQWQTQIDRILARHQLTNGTGTVIQYQVENEFYDSGSDARAYMQHLEDKARADGISVPLVGNNNGTFNSGTGALDVDGVDSYPGGFCADASQCGVPDISYDHPAGKPLVTAEYQGGWFDNWGGPGYDVYAQQYNDQFADVYYKQNIAVGATMQNFYMAYGGTNWGWLGMMSHYTSYDYGAAIRETRQLDPKYDQDKLIGYFTQAVAPLTKTDALPSVTTDNTKIVDTARVNPDTGTQFHVLRHADSNATSTDSAHLTLDLGARTYTVPQQPGTSLTLNGRESSIVVANYDLGQKNLLRYSTSQIMTDDTIGGRDVAVLYGDHGTDGETVLHYDKKPTVASTGGTVTSTWDATTGDLRLNYQHTGLTQVRISGGGHPLLLLLADTATAKTFWRQDTAAGPVLVRGTHLLRGASSHGTAFALTGDTGTDGSIEVWSAAKSLTWNGLPVHTRTAEDGSLTGTLPTAAAVTLPALTDWKHIQESPESQPGFDDSSWQVADKTTSKITTPATLPVLSADDYGFHTGSVWYRGRFTGDSKTTGITLSTTSGGGAAASSVWLNGTFLGSSTADGQKTYTFPAGLVKLGGDNVVSVLTVNMGHDENWGRSDASTVRGLTGANLVGDPLSTITWRLQGNRGGQTPVDPVRGPLATGGLYGERAGYMLPGYPTKGWTPTTLPATDTTPGVSWYTTDVNLRLPKGQDTSLGLTLTDDPSRKYRAEIYVNGWDMGNYVNYLGPQHSFPVPNGVLDPQGRNTIAIAVWNLDGSTGGLGKVQLTDYGSYASALKVAQNDSPGYDAKKYAMPAPHQPSAALQVPGSVQGGTSFTATTMVSVPAGTPEATHVTATIAAPDGWTVTRKTSATNPVRVRGGTSATFTWTVTPPATPGKVNPLTTTVRFRQGGRSRTVTDERIIGSVPAPPPAGTDQVSDLTFLSASNGWGPVERDQSVGGQAADDGTPLTLGGTVYAKGLGTNAPSDVQIYLGGQCSRFTATVGIDNGDPGSSTFSVILDGKVLTTTPVLTGQSTPVSIDVPVTDGQILDLDVGDGGNGNGNDHADWAAPVLTCR; encoded by the coding sequence ATGAGATTGAGGGGCGTCAGACGCCGGCTCCTGCACCGGTTCCTGGCCACCGCCACGGTCGTCGCGCTGCTCTGCGGCCTGGGACTTGGCGTGGCCGGCGGCGCGACGGCGGCACCACGGCCGGACGCAGCGCAGTCCGGGCGGTCCGCGAGTTCCGCGGGCACCCGGCATTCGGTGACGTACGACGGCTACTCGTACCTGATCGACGGCAAGCGCACCTACCTGTGGTCCGGTGAGTTCCACTACTTCCGGCTGCCCAGCCAGGGCGAGTGGCTGGACGTGCTGCAGAAGATGAAGGCGGCCGGGTTCAACGCCGTGTCGGTGTACTTCGACTGGGGCTACCACTCGCCCGCGCCGGGGGTCTACGACTTCACCGGTGTGCGGGACGTGGACAAGCTGCTGGACATGGCGGACCAGCTGGGCATGTACGTGATCGCCCGGCCTGGCCCGTACATCAACGCCGAAGTCGACGGCGGGGGATTCCCGGCCTGGCTGCACAACGAGGTCACCTCCACCCGCACCACCGACCCGACCTGGCTGAAGTACTCCGACCAGTGGCAGACGCAGATCGACCGCATCCTCGCCCGCCACCAGCTCACCAACGGCACCGGCACGGTGATCCAGTACCAGGTCGAGAACGAGTTCTACGACAGCGGCTCGGACGCCCGGGCGTACATGCAGCACCTGGAGGACAAGGCCAGGGCGGACGGCATCAGCGTGCCGCTGGTCGGCAACAACAACGGCACCTTCAACTCCGGCACGGGCGCCCTGGACGTGGACGGCGTCGACTCCTACCCCGGGGGATTCTGCGCCGACGCGTCGCAGTGCGGCGTCCCGGACATCAGCTACGACCACCCGGCCGGAAAGCCACTGGTGACCGCGGAATACCAGGGCGGCTGGTTCGACAACTGGGGCGGGCCCGGCTACGACGTCTACGCGCAGCAGTACAACGACCAGTTCGCCGACGTGTACTACAAGCAGAACATCGCCGTCGGCGCCACCATGCAGAACTTCTACATGGCCTACGGCGGCACCAACTGGGGCTGGCTCGGCATGATGAGCCACTACACGTCCTACGACTACGGCGCCGCGATCCGCGAGACACGCCAACTCGACCCGAAGTACGATCAGGACAAGCTGATCGGCTACTTCACGCAGGCCGTCGCCCCGCTCACCAAGACCGACGCCCTGCCCTCGGTCACGACCGACAACACCAAGATCGTGGACACCGCGCGGGTCAACCCCGACACCGGCACCCAGTTCCACGTGCTGCGGCACGCCGACTCGAACGCGACGAGCACCGACAGCGCGCACCTGACGCTCGACCTCGGCGCGCGGACGTACACCGTTCCGCAGCAGCCCGGCACGTCGCTGACCCTGAACGGCCGCGAGTCCTCGATCGTCGTCGCGAACTACGACCTCGGCCAGAAGAACCTGCTGCGCTACTCGACCTCGCAGATCATGACCGACGACACCATCGGCGGCCGGGACGTCGCGGTCCTCTACGGCGACCACGGCACCGACGGCGAGACGGTCCTGCACTACGACAAGAAGCCCACCGTCGCCTCCACCGGCGGCACCGTGACCTCCACCTGGGACGCGACCACCGGCGACCTGCGACTGAACTACCAGCACACCGGCCTGACCCAGGTCCGGATCAGCGGCGGCGGCCACCCGCTCCTGCTGCTGCTCGCCGACACCGCGACCGCCAAGACCTTCTGGCGGCAGGACACCGCCGCCGGCCCGGTCCTGGTCCGCGGCACCCACCTGCTGCGCGGCGCCTCGTCCCACGGCACCGCGTTCGCCCTCACCGGCGACACCGGCACCGACGGCTCCATCGAGGTCTGGTCCGCGGCCAAGTCCCTGACCTGGAACGGCCTGCCGGTCCACACCCGCACGGCGGAGGACGGCAGCCTCACCGGCACGCTCCCGACCGCCGCGGCGGTCACCCTGCCCGCGCTCACCGACTGGAAGCACATCCAGGAGTCGCCGGAGTCGCAGCCCGGCTTCGACGACTCGTCCTGGCAGGTGGCCGACAAGACCACCTCGAAGATCACCACGCCGGCCACCCTTCCGGTGCTGTCCGCCGACGACTACGGCTTCCACACCGGGTCCGTCTGGTACCGCGGCCGCTTCACCGGCGACAGCAAGACGACCGGCATCACCCTGTCCACCACGAGCGGCGGCGGCGCGGCGGCCTCCTCGGTGTGGCTCAACGGCACCTTCCTGGGCAGTTCCACCGCCGACGGCCAGAAGACTTACACCTTCCCCGCGGGCCTGGTGAAACTCGGCGGCGACAACGTCGTCTCCGTGCTGACCGTGAACATGGGACACGACGAGAACTGGGGACGGTCCGACGCCAGCACCGTCCGCGGCCTGACCGGCGCCAACCTGGTGGGCGACCCGCTGAGCACCATCACCTGGCGGCTGCAGGGCAACCGCGGTGGTCAGACCCCCGTCGACCCCGTCCGCGGCCCGCTGGCCACCGGCGGCCTGTACGGCGAGCGCGCCGGCTACATGCTGCCCGGCTACCCGACGAAGGGCTGGACCCCGACCACCCTGCCCGCCACCGACACCACCCCCGGCGTCTCCTGGTACACCACCGACGTCAACCTGCGCCTGCCCAAGGGGCAGGACACCTCCCTCGGGCTCACCCTCACCGACGACCCGTCCCGCAAGTACCGCGCCGAGATCTACGTCAACGGCTGGGACATGGGCAACTACGTCAACTACCTCGGCCCCCAGCACAGCTTCCCCGTCCCCAACGGGGTGCTGGACCCGCAGGGCAGGAACACCATCGCCATCGCCGTGTGGAACCTCGACGGCAGCACCGGCGGCCTCGGCAAGGTCCAGCTCACCGACTACGGCAGCTACGCCTCCGCCCTGAAGGTCGCGCAGAACGACAGCCCCGGGTACGACGCGAAGAAGTACGCCATGCCCGCCCCGCACCAGCCGTCGGCCGCCCTCCAGGTGCCCGGATCGGTCCAGGGCGGCACGTCCTTCACCGCGACCACGATGGTCAGCGTGCCGGCCGGCACCCCCGAAGCCACCCACGTGACCGCCACGATCGCGGCCCCCGACGGCTGGACCGTCACCCGAAAGACCTCGGCAACGAACCCCGTCCGGGTGCGCGGCGGAACCTCCGCCACCTTCACCTGGACCGTCACCCCGCCGGCCACCCCCGGCAAGGTGAACCCGCTCACCACCACCGTGCGGTTCCGGCAAGGCGGCCGCTCCCGGACCGTCACCGACGAGCGGATCATCGGTTCGGTCCCCGCCCCGCCGCCCGCGGGCACCGACCAGGTCAGCGACCTGACGTTCCTGTCGGCCAGCAACGGCTGGGGCCCGGTCGAACGCGACCAGAGCGTCGGCGGGCAGGCCGCGGACGACGGCACTCCGCTCACGCTGGGCGGCACCGTCTACGCCAAGGGACTGGGCACCAACGCGCCCAGCGACGTGCAGATCTACCTCGGCGGACAGTGCAGCAGGTTCACCGCCACCGTCGGGATCGACAACGGCGACCCGGGCTCGTCCACCTTCTCCGTCATCCTCGACGGCAAGGTCCTCACCACCACCCCGGTCCTCACCGGGCAGTCGACACCGGTCAGCATCGACGTCCCCGTCACCGACGGCCAGATCCTCGACCTGGACGTCGGCGACGGCGGCAACGGCAACGGCAACGACCACGCCGACTGGGCCGCCCCCGTCCTCACCTGTAGGTAG
- a CDS encoding S8 family peptidase, whose product MHPIARMALGAATAAVLAVTAGAPSGAAAASPDGASGQHPLTGSGTAATGGKQVTVTLVTGDKVVVTTDPSGHSSAAVLPREDGTQPLVETFQSGKDLYVYPADAAQAIAEGKVDQQLFNVTGLIRQGYDDAHSSTLPLIATYQNGVNVAASAPAAPRGAEQGLSLPAVDGVALKADKSTAATFWQDITGTRSRSATSLKKLWLDSKVKATLEQSTQQVRAPQAWAEGYDGKGTKVAVLDTGVDAEHPDLVNRIAESKNFTDSDSTDDRQGHGTHTASTVGGSGAASDGREKGVAPGTSLLIGKVLDDSGSGDTSWIIAGMQWAVDQQADVVSMSLGNPEIGDCSDPLAQAAQDLSQNTHTLFVVAAGNSGPGTETVSSPGCAPGVLTVGAVDQKDATASFSSRGPVAVTHTLKPEIAAPGVDILAAKAGGRGVYAYQTMSGTSMATPHVAGAAAIVRQAHPTWTAQQIKAALVSSARTGGKVAGADQTGGGVLDVYAAVHQKVLSAPAVQGGSYNWPQDASDRTTVQVPFTNTGTAAVTLGLKVSGVHGNDGSDVDSPVIKPAQGKVSVPAGATVQVPVRIDPTARLTAAQYGAVTGRITATGGGAHVSVPVTLYVQPETLTLRVKVVDRNGAPATGASSVDLVSLDTAKGERRSNDGASDQTYSVRPGDYALSGFVATYDADNAVESIGYLAHPQVHLTRDTTIVLDARTAHRLSVRTDRPSTVSHTTFSYGRTWDDTWQLSGSLMAGSDVQNFYASVDGRAKKGTFEFRPTWRATGAQNGSPYVYNLSFPTQGPLTSDQVYRPRDTKLAQVTEKWYALGKEADYMDGLFLIPSWDSGTTITVSLFDPVHVPGTRTAYYTTGDDVWQHGAMTSFPFAAYMGDQNRTYRAGERRTEEWYRGLLRPAAPRDTDGKPVLAAERQGDLIGFQSALWLDASGDHWSGGASFGDLGSLVLKRDGEQIATSEYPYDVFTVPPEDSAYELTQYLSKIPTSDPNWLRSTAVTTTWSFRSHLEPDVYSRGLPILFPAYDLPVDGTNTLPARSGITVGLSAEGHAGYTPGAITAAALSYSYDDGATWTQAPTRQQHGKWTAVLDHTGAAGKQVTLKVSLTDANGNAVTQTVTRAYDVR is encoded by the coding sequence ATGCATCCAATAGCGCGGATGGCCCTGGGCGCGGCGACCGCCGCCGTCCTGGCCGTCACCGCCGGCGCGCCGTCCGGGGCAGCGGCCGCATCCCCTGACGGTGCCTCCGGGCAACATCCCCTCACCGGCAGCGGAACCGCGGCAACGGGCGGCAAGCAGGTCACCGTCACCCTCGTCACCGGCGACAAGGTCGTGGTGACCACGGACCCGTCGGGCCACAGCTCGGCAGCCGTACTGCCCCGCGAGGACGGCACCCAGCCGCTGGTGGAGACCTTCCAGTCGGGCAAGGACCTCTATGTCTACCCGGCGGACGCCGCCCAGGCGATCGCCGAGGGCAAGGTGGACCAGCAGCTGTTCAACGTCACCGGGCTCATCCGCCAGGGGTACGACGACGCCCACAGCAGCACGCTGCCCCTCATCGCCACCTACCAGAACGGGGTGAATGTCGCCGCCAGCGCGCCGGCCGCCCCGCGGGGCGCCGAGCAGGGCCTGAGCCTCCCGGCCGTGGACGGCGTCGCGCTCAAGGCCGACAAGTCCACCGCCGCCACTTTCTGGCAGGACATCACCGGCACCCGGTCGCGTTCCGCCACCTCGCTGAAGAAGCTGTGGCTGGACAGCAAGGTCAAGGCGACGCTGGAGCAGTCCACCCAGCAGGTGCGCGCGCCGCAGGCCTGGGCCGAGGGCTACGACGGCAAGGGCACCAAGGTCGCCGTGCTGGACACGGGTGTGGACGCCGAACACCCGGACCTGGTCAACCGGATCGCCGAGTCGAAGAACTTCACGGACTCCGACAGCACCGACGACCGGCAGGGCCACGGCACGCACACCGCCTCCACCGTCGGCGGCTCCGGAGCCGCGAGCGACGGCCGCGAGAAGGGCGTCGCCCCCGGAACCTCCCTGCTCATCGGCAAGGTCCTCGACGACAGCGGCTCCGGCGACACCTCCTGGATCATCGCGGGCATGCAGTGGGCCGTCGACCAGCAGGCCGACGTCGTCTCCATGAGCCTGGGCAACCCCGAGATCGGCGACTGCTCCGACCCGCTGGCCCAGGCCGCGCAGGATCTCTCGCAGAACACGCACACCCTGTTCGTCGTCGCCGCCGGCAACTCCGGTCCCGGCACCGAGACCGTCTCCTCGCCCGGTTGCGCGCCCGGCGTGCTGACCGTCGGCGCCGTCGACCAGAAGGACGCCACCGCGTCCTTCTCCAGCCGCGGGCCGGTGGCTGTCACCCACACCCTCAAGCCCGAGATCGCCGCCCCCGGCGTCGACATCCTCGCGGCCAAGGCGGGCGGGCGGGGTGTCTACGCCTACCAGACGATGTCGGGCACCTCCATGGCCACCCCGCACGTCGCCGGCGCGGCGGCCATCGTCCGCCAGGCCCACCCGACCTGGACCGCCCAGCAGATCAAGGCCGCGCTGGTCTCCTCCGCCCGTACCGGCGGCAAGGTCGCGGGCGCCGACCAGACCGGGGGCGGTGTCCTCGACGTGTACGCGGCAGTGCACCAGAAGGTGCTCTCCGCGCCGGCCGTGCAAGGCGGCAGCTACAACTGGCCGCAGGACGCCTCGGACCGCACCACCGTGCAGGTGCCCTTCACCAACACCGGCACGGCCGCGGTCACCCTGGGTCTCAAGGTCAGCGGCGTGCACGGCAACGACGGCAGCGACGTCGACTCCCCCGTCATCAAGCCGGCGCAGGGCAAGGTGAGCGTTCCCGCGGGGGCCACCGTCCAGGTGCCGGTGCGGATCGATCCGACCGCCCGTCTCACCGCCGCCCAGTACGGAGCGGTCACCGGCCGGATCACGGCCACCGGCGGCGGCGCGCACGTCTCCGTGCCGGTCACGCTCTACGTCCAGCCGGAGACGCTCACCCTGCGGGTCAAGGTCGTCGACCGCAACGGCGCGCCCGCGACCGGCGCTTCGTCCGTGGACCTGGTCAGCCTCGACACCGCCAAGGGCGAGCGCCGCAGCAACGACGGCGCGAGCGACCAGACGTACAGCGTGCGGCCGGGCGACTACGCCCTCTCCGGCTTCGTGGCCACCTACGACGCGGACAACGCCGTCGAATCCATCGGCTACCTCGCGCATCCGCAGGTGCACCTCACCCGGGACACCACCATCGTCCTGGACGCCCGCACGGCGCACCGGTTGAGCGTGCGCACCGACCGCCCCTCGACGGTGAGCCACACCACCTTCAGCTACGGCCGCACCTGGGACGACACCTGGCAGCTGAGCGGCTCGCTGATGGCCGGCAGCGACGTGCAGAACTTCTACGCCTCCGTCGACGGCCGCGCGAAGAAGGGCACCTTCGAGTTCCGGCCCACCTGGCGTGCGACCGGTGCGCAGAACGGCTCGCCGTACGTCTACAACCTCTCGTTCCCGACCCAGGGCCCGCTGACGTCCGACCAGGTCTACCGGCCGCGGGACACCAAGCTGGCCCAGGTCACCGAGAAGTGGTACGCCCTCGGCAAGGAAGCCGACTACATGGACGGGCTGTTCCTCATCCCCTCCTGGGACAGCGGCACCACCATCACGGTGAGCCTGTTCGACCCGGTCCACGTACCGGGGACGCGGACCGCCTACTACACGACCGGCGACGACGTCTGGCAGCACGGCGCGATGACCAGCTTCCCGTTCGCCGCGTACATGGGCGACCAGAACCGCACCTACCGGGCCGGCGAGCGCCGTACCGAGGAGTGGTACCGCGGTCTCCTGCGGCCGGCGGCGCCGCGCGACACGGACGGCAAGCCGGTACTGGCCGCCGAGCGGCAGGGCGACCTGATCGGCTTCCAGAGCGCGCTGTGGCTCGACGCCTCCGGTGACCACTGGTCCGGCGGCGCGTCGTTCGGCGACCTCGGCAGCCTGGTGCTGAAGCGCGACGGCGAGCAGATCGCCACCAGCGAGTATCCGTACGACGTGTTCACGGTGCCGCCCGAGGACTCCGCGTACGAGCTCACCCAGTACCTGTCCAAGATCCCGACCTCGGACCCGAACTGGCTGCGCTCCACCGCCGTCACCACCACCTGGAGCTTCCGCTCGCACCTGGAGCCGGACGTCTACTCCCGTGGCCTGCCGATCCTGTTCCCGGCGTACGACCTGCCGGTGGACGGTACGAACACGCTGCCCGCGCGGAGCGGCATCACGGTCGGCCTGTCGGCGGAGGGCCACGCCGGGTACACCCCGGGCGCGATCACCGCGGCCGCGCTGTCCTACTCCTACGACGACGGCGCCACCTGGACCCAGGCGCCGACCCGTCAGCAGCACGGGAAGTGGACCGCTGTCCTCGACCACACCGGCGCCGCCGGCAAGCAGGTCACGCTGAAGGTCTCCCTCACCGACGCGAACGGCAACGCGGTCACCCAGACCGTCACCCGCGCCTACGACGTGCGGTAG
- a CDS encoding RICIN domain-containing protein, whose protein sequence is MDTYRQRRWTGGESRFVALAAVLAVIMASVAVLLAPARAGAATTTSITVDGTSPGRTFDGIGTVSGGGANSRALIDYPEPQRSQILDYLFKPDYGASMQILKVEIGGDANSTDGPEPSIERTKGKVNCDAGYEWWIMEQAAARNPNITFVGLEWAAPGWIGVDDPGNPSPGQPYMWSKDNMDYLTTWLGCAKSHHLKVGYLGGWNENPTDKTYFEALRKHLDATGDSAVKLVAPDEDNTGGSWSIADDLAGDSAFDNAVGVVGLHGVCWHSSPSYTGCPGSTVAEGLDKPLWVSEDDNDSDGANPQALARNLNREYIDAKVTADIKWPLVGSWPSNEPFYGAAPLMADQPWSGSYTVGRDIWVMAHTTQFAQPGWKYLDGAGGYLAGSGSGGDPHSGSYVTLKSGRDYSTVIETTDAQAPQTVSLTVKGGLSTKAVQVWHSNVASTDPAQWFDQEASITPHDGTYSLTLQPGSVYTLTTTRHQAKGAAVPPPSQTQPLPYRNDFSTYPAGTSPRYFHDWAGAFETATCPGDSGTRGCLRQVLTHAPLPWHTDMNYTPTTFLGDPAWKDYQASADVRFEQPSTSAELLGRVDHADHDRSAYHLKLGTDGAWSLYTENQSATDTTLASGTVPAPGTGSWHNLALSMNGSTIEASIDHTRVATLTDTSHATGQTGFEVGSFAKVDFTDVAVTAPAGTTHATATATSQRAGSGARNAVDGDPATAWSSETSRRPQSVTVDLGAVKKAGALSYLPPQGRGAKGTITRYTVYTSTDGTTFHQAATGKWRADRTPKTAVFPARAARYVRLEADTTTGGYASAAEISVDSTDRGPITDVNSGKCVDVSGGSTSDGGSIIQWPCGTNKPNQTWQFVQAPGNSGAFRLVSGSSGKCLDVTAASTGDGAPIVQWACDATRPSQQWTFVQLPGGSAYQVVSVNSGKCLDLDGSSTSDGAPLVQLTCDATKPSQQWNYPALAQ, encoded by the coding sequence ATGGACACGTACAGGCAACGACGATGGACAGGCGGTGAGAGCCGCTTCGTGGCGCTGGCCGCGGTCCTGGCCGTGATCATGGCCTCGGTGGCGGTGCTGCTGGCCCCGGCCAGAGCCGGTGCGGCCACCACGACGTCGATCACCGTGGACGGCACGTCGCCCGGCCGCACCTTCGACGGCATCGGCACGGTCAGCGGTGGCGGGGCGAACTCCCGTGCGCTGATCGACTATCCGGAGCCGCAGCGCAGCCAGATCCTGGACTATCTGTTCAAGCCGGACTACGGCGCGAGCATGCAGATCCTGAAGGTGGAGATCGGCGGTGACGCCAACTCCACCGACGGACCCGAACCCAGCATCGAGCGCACCAAGGGCAAGGTGAACTGCGACGCCGGCTACGAGTGGTGGATCATGGAGCAGGCCGCCGCCCGCAACCCGAACATCACGTTCGTCGGCCTGGAATGGGCCGCACCGGGCTGGATCGGGGTCGACGACCCCGGCAACCCCTCGCCCGGGCAGCCCTACATGTGGTCCAAGGACAACATGGACTACCTCACCACGTGGCTCGGCTGCGCGAAGTCCCACCATCTGAAGGTCGGTTACCTCGGCGGGTGGAACGAGAACCCCACCGACAAGACGTACTTCGAGGCCCTGCGCAAGCACCTCGACGCCACCGGCGACTCGGCCGTCAAGCTGGTGGCGCCGGACGAGGACAACACCGGTGGGAGCTGGTCGATCGCCGACGACCTCGCCGGCGACAGCGCGTTCGACAACGCGGTCGGGGTCGTCGGACTGCACGGCGTGTGCTGGCACTCCAGTCCCTCGTACACCGGCTGCCCCGGCAGCACGGTCGCGGAGGGACTCGACAAGCCGCTGTGGGTCTCCGAGGACGACAACGACAGCGACGGCGCGAACCCGCAGGCGCTGGCCCGCAACCTCAACCGCGAGTACATCGACGCCAAGGTCACCGCGGACATCAAGTGGCCGCTGGTCGGCTCCTGGCCGTCCAACGAGCCGTTCTACGGCGCCGCCCCGCTGATGGCCGACCAGCCCTGGTCCGGGTCCTACACGGTCGGCCGGGACATCTGGGTCATGGCGCACACCACGCAGTTCGCCCAGCCGGGATGGAAGTACCTCGACGGTGCCGGCGGTTACCTCGCCGGCAGCGGCAGCGGCGGCGATCCGCACAGCGGCAGCTACGTGACGCTGAAGTCCGGGCGGGACTACAGCACGGTCATCGAGACCACCGACGCCCAAGCGCCCCAGACCGTCAGCCTCACCGTGAAGGGCGGCCTGTCCACCAAGGCCGTGCAGGTCTGGCACAGCAACGTCGCCTCCACCGATCCCGCCCAGTGGTTCGACCAGGAAGCGAGCATCACCCCCCACGACGGCACCTACTCGCTCACCCTCCAGCCCGGCTCCGTCTACACCCTCACCACCACGCGCCACCAGGCCAAGGGCGCCGCCGTCCCGCCGCCCTCGCAGACCCAGCCGCTGCCCTACCGGAACGACTTCTCCACCTACCCCGCCGGAACCTCACCCCGGTACTTCCACGACTGGGCCGGCGCGTTCGAGACCGCGACGTGCCCCGGCGACTCCGGAACGCGGGGGTGCCTGCGCCAGGTCCTCACCCATGCCCCGCTGCCGTGGCACACGGACATGAACTACACCCCCACCACCTTCCTCGGTGACCCCGCGTGGAAGGACTACCAGGCCAGCGCCGACGTCCGGTTCGAACAGCCGTCGACCTCGGCGGAACTGCTCGGCCGCGTCGACCACGCCGACCACGACCGCTCCGCGTACCACCTCAAGCTCGGCACCGACGGCGCCTGGAGCCTCTACACCGAGAACCAGAGCGCGACCGACACCACCCTGGCGAGCGGCACCGTCCCCGCGCCCGGCACCGGGAGCTGGCACAACCTGGCGCTGAGCATGAACGGTTCGACCATCGAGGCGTCCATCGACCACACCCGCGTCGCGACCCTCACCGACACCAGCCACGCCACCGGGCAGACCGGCTTCGAGGTCGGCAGCTTCGCCAAGGTCGACTTCACCGACGTCGCCGTCACCGCTCCGGCCGGCACCACCCACGCCACGGCCACGGCCACCAGCCAGCGCGCCGGAAGCGGAGCCCGCAACGCCGTCGACGGCGACCCGGCGACCGCCTGGAGCAGCGAGACGTCCCGCAGGCCCCAGTCCGTCACCGTCGACCTCGGCGCGGTGAAGAAGGCCGGCGCCCTGTCCTACCTGCCTCCGCAGGGACGCGGCGCCAAGGGAACGATCACGCGGTACACCGTCTACACCAGCACCGACGGCACCACCTTCCACCAAGCGGCCACCGGAAAGTGGCGGGCGGACCGCACCCCCAAGACCGCCGTCTTCCCGGCCCGGGCGGCTCGCTATGTCCGCCTCGAAGCCGACACCACCACCGGAGGCTACGCGTCCGCGGCGGAGATCAGCGTCGACTCCACCGACCGGGGCCCGATCACCGACGTGAACAGCGGCAAGTGCGTGGATGTGTCCGGCGGGTCCACCAGCGACGGAGGGTCGATCATCCAGTGGCCCTGCGGCACCAACAAGCCGAACCAGACATGGCAGTTCGTCCAGGCTCCCGGAAACAGCGGCGCCTTCCGGCTGGTGTCGGGCAGCAGCGGCAAGTGCCTCGACGTGACCGCGGCGTCCACGGGCGACGGAGCACCGATCGTCCAGTGGGCCTGCGACGCCACCAGGCCGAGCCAGCAGTGGACGTTCGTCCAGCTCCCCGGCGGCAGCGCCTACCAGGTGGTCTCGGTGAACAGCGGGAAGTGCCTCGACCTGGACGGATCGTCCACGAGCGACGGAGCACCGCTCGTGCAGCTGACCTGCGACGCCACCAAGCCCAGCCAGCAGTGGAACTACCCGGCGCTCGCCCAGTAG
- a CDS encoding helix-turn-helix domain-containing protein codes for MLEALGLGAPEEAVYMALLAGPAASAQDLAWQTGLEEATSERILRDLTGRGLVAVATDTRTSGPAGLEAGPAPVAEPGPAPVAGPTPAPAPEKPGPEAPRPTRYRLTPPSVALAPLLVEQRNALHLAETAYAKLTERYRHTAAHTDGGVVEVVVGAEQVAHRFHQLQCGAQRELLVFLVGEAVAVAREDADSSESSALGRGVDFRVVAAKDYLDGDDVVRDVRESVMAGVAFRLVDSLPLKMVISDRERAMVPLEMTDSGGVPSAVVVHRSGLLTALVHLFEKEWAQARPVFTGTGTLEDPAGDPQPTAEELEVLALLLAGVSDRRAASQLGLSIRTVERRVRRLTDLAGGGSRLQLGWHAARAGWL; via the coding sequence ATGCTGGAGGCTCTGGGGCTGGGCGCGCCCGAAGAGGCCGTGTACATGGCGCTGTTGGCCGGGCCGGCAGCCTCCGCGCAGGACCTCGCCTGGCAGACCGGCCTCGAAGAGGCCACCAGCGAGCGGATACTGCGGGACCTCACGGGACGCGGCTTGGTGGCCGTCGCCACCGACACCCGGACTTCGGGCCCGGCCGGGCTCGAAGCCGGACCCGCGCCCGTAGCCGAACCCGGACCTGCACCCGTAGCCGGGCCTACACCCGCACCCGCACCCGAAAAGCCCGGGCCCGAGGCCCCCCGGCCCACCCGCTACCGGCTCACCCCACCGTCGGTGGCCCTGGCCCCCCTCCTCGTCGAGCAGCGCAACGCCCTGCACCTGGCCGAGACCGCGTACGCGAAGCTGACCGAGCGGTACCGCCACACCGCCGCGCACACGGACGGCGGTGTCGTGGAGGTGGTCGTCGGCGCGGAGCAGGTCGCGCACCGGTTCCACCAACTGCAGTGCGGCGCCCAGCGGGAACTGCTCGTCTTCCTCGTCGGCGAGGCCGTCGCGGTGGCGAGGGAGGATGCCGACTCGTCGGAGAGCTCCGCCCTGGGCCGGGGGGTCGACTTCCGGGTGGTGGCCGCCAAGGACTATCTCGACGGTGACGACGTGGTGCGGGACGTGCGGGAGTCCGTCATGGCGGGTGTCGCGTTCCGCCTGGTCGACTCGCTGCCGCTGAAGATGGTCATCTCGGACCGGGAACGCGCCATGGTGCCACTGGAGATGACGGACTCCGGCGGTGTGCCGAGCGCGGTCGTCGTCCACCGCAGCGGCCTGCTGACGGCCCTGGTGCACCTCTTCGAGAAGGAGTGGGCCCAGGCCCGGCCGGTGTTCACCGGCACGGGGACCCTGGAGGACCCGGCCGGCGACCCGCAACCGACCGCGGAGGAACTGGAGGTCCTCGCCCTGCTGCTGGCCGGGGTCTCCGACCGCCGGGCGGCATCCCAACTCGGCCTCTCCATCCGCACCGTGGAGCGACGGGTGCGCCGGCTGACGGACCTCGCCGGCGGAGGGTCGCGCCTCCAACTCGGATGGCACGCCGCACGCGCGGGCTGGCTCTGA